In a single window of the Nodularia spumigena CCY9414 genome:
- a CDS encoding TspO/MBR family protein, producing the protein MNQSNNGGILEQFVNTVMGVKTGNQQQSPNTSLATKPELDINAVLVYKLGTILQIGVMILVLLGMEKLIMFIDNNSDFTSWFSTMLTALFFAVLSIRSRIFSLLDNTRSRTTYDQVIRPRWSPPPLAFPIVWMIIAVLRVISSVLVWQEMNHQFLVLPLILFVVHLALGDTWNTIFTVERRLGAAVPVVILGPWLSALVVTAIYWQTVPLAGMILSFSCVWLTVATALVFRIWQLNGSEPLYPLKLAPVQK; encoded by the coding sequence ATGAACCAATCCAATAATGGTGGAATACTGGAACAGTTTGTCAATACAGTGATGGGCGTAAAAACTGGTAATCAACAACAGTCTCCAAATACATCACTAGCTACTAAACCAGAACTAGATATCAATGCAGTTTTAGTTTATAAACTAGGGACTATCCTGCAAATAGGAGTGATGATTCTTGTGTTGCTGGGAATGGAAAAATTAATCATGTTCATTGATAACAATTCTGATTTTACTAGTTGGTTCAGCACTATGTTGACTGCCTTATTTTTTGCGGTGTTAAGTATCCGTTCCCGAATTTTTTCCCTTTTAGATAATACCCGTTCTCGGACAACTTATGACCAGGTAATCAGACCAAGATGGTCTCCTCCGCCTTTAGCATTTCCCATAGTTTGGATGATAATTGCAGTGTTGCGGGTAATTTCTTCTGTATTAGTTTGGCAAGAAATGAATCACCAATTTTTGGTATTACCTTTAATTCTGTTTGTGGTACATCTGGCTTTAGGGGATACTTGGAATACGATTTTTACCGTAGAACGGAGATTAGGCGCTGCTGTTCCTGTAGTTATTTTAGGCCCTTGGTTATCTGCTCTAGTAGTGACAGCAATTTATTGGCAAACAGTTCCTTTAGCGGGAATGATTTTATCTTTTTCTTGCGTCTGGTTAACTGTAGCTACTGCATTGGTATTTAGAATTTGGCAATTAAATGGATCTGAGCCATTGTATCCTTTAAAACTCGCACCTGTACAGAAATAA
- a CDS encoding STAS/SEC14 domain-containing protein, which produces MNSNILAGGRKMTTMKVELQLSSDDLLKAVEQLSQADLKQFISQVIALQAQRTAPSLMQQESELLLKINQVISVEIQNYYNDLIAKRDTETLTDEEHRELLSLTEQIEKQQAQRIEYLVELANLRGISLNALMESLGIQMQVYV; this is translated from the coding sequence TTGAATAGTAATATATTAGCTGGTGGACGCAAAATGACAACAATGAAAGTTGAACTACAATTGTCTTCAGATGATTTACTCAAAGCTGTTGAGCAACTGAGTCAAGCAGATTTAAAGCAGTTTATTTCTCAAGTTATCGCTTTACAAGCACAACGTACTGCTCCCAGTTTGATGCAACAGGAGTCAGAATTGTTATTAAAAATTAATCAGGTAATTTCTGTAGAGATTCAGAACTATTACAACGATTTAATAGCTAAAAGAGATACAGAAACGCTCACTGATGAGGAACATAGAGAGTTATTGAGCTTAACTGAACAGATTGAAAAACAACAAGCACAACGTATTGAATATTTGGTAGAGTTGGCGAATTTACGAGGAATTTCGCTGAATGCATTGATGGAAAGTTTAGGTATTCAGATGCAAGTTTATGTCTGA
- a CDS encoding ParB N-terminal domain-containing protein, with amino-acid sequence MMRVQEIPLNQIKRPLPRVNDPNKVQALMESIAAIGQQEPIDVLEVEGQYYGFSGCHRYEACQRLGKETIIARVRKAPLSVLKMHLA; translated from the coding sequence ATTATGAGAGTTCAAGAAATTCCCTTAAATCAAATTAAGCGGCCTTTACCCCGTGTAAACGACCCAAATAAAGTACAAGCCTTAATGGAATCAATTGCAGCTATTGGACAGCAAGAACCCATTGATGTCTTAGAAGTAGAGGGACAATATTATGGCTTTTCTGGTTGTCACCGTTATGAAGCTTGTCAGCGCTTAGGCAAAGAAACAATTATCGCCAGAGTTCGTAAAGCGCCACTTAGCGTCCTCAAGATGCATTTAGCGTGA
- a CDS encoding Dps family protein, whose protein sequence is MSPQATAKNVNIGIDDASRAKIAEGLSRLLADTYTLYLKTHNFHWNVTGPMFQTLHLMFETQYTELALAVDLIAERIRALGHPAPGTYSEYVKLSSIPETPGVPKAKEMIGLLVEGQESVVRTARSIFPLLEAVNDEPTADLLTQRMQVHEKTAWMLRSLLEE, encoded by the coding sequence ATGTCACCTCAAGCAACAGCCAAAAATGTAAATATCGGTATTGACGATGCAAGTAGGGCTAAAATTGCCGAGGGGCTATCTCGCCTATTGGCTGACACCTATACACTGTATCTAAAAACTCATAACTTTCATTGGAACGTTACAGGGCCAATGTTCCAAACCTTACATTTAATGTTTGAGACTCAGTATACAGAACTCGCCTTAGCCGTTGATTTGATAGCCGAAAGAATCAGAGCATTGGGACACCCTGCGCCAGGAACCTACAGCGAATATGTCAAACTGAGTTCAATTCCAGAAACTCCAGGAGTTCCCAAAGCTAAAGAAATGATTGGCTTGCTGGTGGAAGGACAAGAATCAGTAGTCAGAACTGCACGTTCTATTTTTCCTCTATTGGAAGCAGTCAACGACGAACCCACCGCCGATTTATTAACTCAACGGATGCAAGTCCACGAAAAAACCGCTTGGATGTTGAGAAGTTTATTGGAAGAATAA
- the grpE gene encoding nucleotide exchange factor GrpE gives MTNDTQKLQNLMQRVNISSFKALSRDAGVSERQILRLRQGKLEQMRVDVLLKLSQVFKISLNELLDTFSALPTSHSPLPRLLSAVEVTPHSPLPSEKEIAELKTEYQRSQLQLAQQREILKQEFQQSSLQLLESLLLQWPTAAQKAQENPQLAAIKIVPLVQKPLERLLQEWGIQAIAPVGAEVLYNPQMHQLIEGTAQPGETVRVRYTGYLQGDKLLYRAKVSPV, from the coding sequence ATGACTAATGACACCCAGAAGTTGCAAAATTTGATGCAACGTGTAAATATTTCTAGTTTTAAAGCGTTGAGTCGTGATGCTGGTGTCTCAGAACGTCAAATTTTGCGACTGCGACAAGGAAAGCTAGAACAGATGCGGGTGGATGTGCTGCTGAAGTTATCGCAAGTTTTCAAGATTTCGTTGAATGAATTACTCGATACTTTTTCAGCACTCCCTACTTCCCACTCCCCACTCCCCCGGTTACTGAGCGCAGTCGAAGTAACTCCCCACTCCCCACTCCCTAGCGAAAAAGAGATTGCAGAGTTAAAAACAGAGTACCAGCGATCGCAACTGCAATTAGCACAACAGCGAGAAATATTAAAACAAGAATTCCAGCAGTCGAGTTTACAATTGCTGGAATCTTTATTATTACAATGGCCGACAGCAGCCCAGAAAGCGCAAGAAAATCCCCAGTTAGCTGCTATTAAAATTGTGCCTTTGGTGCAGAAACCCTTAGAAAGACTATTACAGGAATGGGGAATACAAGCGATCGCACCAGTAGGAGCAGAAGTATTATATAATCCCCAAATGCACCAATTAATAGAAGGAACCGCACAACCAGGTGAAACAGTGAGAGTACGTTACACAGGCTATCTACAAGGCGACAAACTACTGTATCGAGCCAAAGTCAGTCCAGTTTGA
- a CDS encoding R3H domain-containing nucleic acid-binding protein — translation MTIKEDLQKLLDILPQDLRQVLESHPQRDSLVEVVLDLGRCPEARFPNQAEYLSETPVTQAQIDDCIQRVGTFSGDNRAGIELTLHRISAIRNRSGRIIGLTCRVGRAVFGTIGMIRDLVETGKSILMLGRPGVGKTTALREIARVLADDFHKRVVIIDTSNEIAGDGDVPHPAIGRARRMQVAQPELQHQVMIEAVENHMPEVIVIDEIGTELEALAARTIAERGVQLVGTAHGNQIENLIKNPTLSDLVGGIQAVTLGDDEARRRGSQKTVLERKAPPTFEIAVEMLERQRWVIHESVADTVDTLLRGRQPSPQTRTVDDQGKVAVTRQLSVVNGRGGQVSPREESFPPARPTNGWRSSGQMVALPPLSLERERMTGRTEFDRLLDESFNYSESFDVKTSRHAGPNGEDLPLHIYPYGVSRHQLEQVIGVLTLPVVLTKDIDTADAILALRSHVKNQAKLRQMAKARHVPIHMIKSSTIPQITRGLRRLLNIEDPDMTDDPELQLFLHSGTDDEMDALEEARLAVEQIVIPKGQPVELLPRSSPVRKMQHELVEHYRLKSDSFGEEPNRRLRIYPA, via the coding sequence ATGACGATTAAAGAAGACCTTCAAAAGTTATTAGACATTTTACCCCAAGACCTGCGGCAAGTCCTAGAGAGTCATCCCCAACGAGATAGTTTAGTTGAAGTAGTCTTGGATCTGGGTCGTTGCCCAGAGGCCCGCTTTCCTAATCAAGCTGAGTATCTGAGCGAAACACCCGTCACTCAAGCCCAAATTGATGATTGCATTCAGCGAGTCGGAACCTTTAGCGGAGATAATCGAGCCGGAATTGAGCTAACTTTGCATCGTATCAGTGCTATTCGTAACCGTAGCGGTAGGATTATTGGCTTGACTTGTCGCGTAGGTCGGGCAGTCTTCGGCACTATTGGCATGATCCGCGATTTAGTGGAAACTGGTAAATCAATTCTCATGCTGGGACGACCAGGAGTGGGTAAAACTACCGCTTTAAGAGAAATTGCCCGTGTTTTGGCAGATGATTTCCATAAACGTGTGGTAATTATTGACACCTCCAACGAAATCGCCGGGGATGGTGATGTGCCTCACCCGGCTATTGGTCGTGCGAGGCGGATGCAAGTAGCACAACCGGAACTTCAGCATCAGGTGATGATTGAGGCTGTGGAAAACCATATGCCAGAAGTTATCGTGATTGATGAAATTGGGACAGAATTAGAAGCTTTAGCGGCGCGTACGATTGCGGAACGGGGCGTGCAATTGGTAGGTACTGCCCACGGGAACCAAATTGAAAACCTGATTAAAAACCCCACCCTTTCTGATTTAGTTGGGGGTATTCAGGCTGTAACGTTAGGGGATGACGAAGCTAGAAGGCGGGGTAGTCAAAAGACGGTTTTGGAACGCAAAGCTCCTCCGACTTTCGAGATTGCTGTGGAAATGTTAGAACGGCAACGCTGGGTAATACACGAAAGTGTGGCGGATACGGTAGATACTTTGCTCAGAGGTCGTCAGCCTAGCCCACAAACGAGAACTGTTGATGATCAAGGTAAGGTGGCTGTTACACGGCAGTTATCGGTGGTTAACGGTCGCGGTGGGCAAGTTTCCCCAAGAGAGGAATCTTTTCCACCAGCCCGACCGACTAATGGCTGGCGTTCATCAGGACAAATGGTAGCATTGCCACCTTTGTCTTTAGAACGGGAGCGAATGACTGGACGTACTGAGTTTGACCGCTTGCTGGATGAATCCTTTAACTACTCTGAGAGTTTTGATGTCAAAACGAGTAGACACGCAGGGCCAAATGGCGAAGATTTGCCGCTACACATTTATCCCTATGGTGTGAGTCGCCACCAGTTAGAACAGGTGATTGGTGTATTAACTTTGCCTGTGGTCTTGACAAAAGACATTGATACTGCTGATGCAATTTTAGCACTGCGATCGCACGTCAAAAACCAAGCTAAATTACGGCAAATGGCTAAAGCACGTCATGTGCCAATTCACATGATTAAGTCCAGTACAATTCCCCAGATTACCCGTGGTTTGCGGCGGTTGCTGAACATTGAAGATCCGGATATGACTGATGACCCAGAGCTGCAATTGTTTTTACACAGTGGCACTGATGACGAGATGGATGCTCTAGAAGAAGCCAGACTTGCTGTAGAGCAGATTGTAATTCCTAAAGGACAACCAGTGGAATTACTACCCCGTTCTTCGCCAGTACGCAAAATGCAGCATGAGTTGGTAGAACACTATCGACTCAAGTCTGATAGTTTTGGCGAGGAACCAAATCGGCGTTTGCGGATTTATCCTGCTTAA
- the ldpA gene encoding circadian clock protein LdpA, whose product MTDLFAPLQSLKEGHWFKLICGASFQHLPAVRSLTLAYALAGADCIDVAADPAVIAAAQEALEVARHLVKDAKARGYGYQGKLPFLMVSLNDGEDPHFRKAEFNSTECPTDCPRPCESICPAQAIAFNRIDDTSGVETEKCYGCGRCIPVCPYGKIYTKSYMSTATAIAPLVMSKVVDAIEIHTKVGHLAKFQQLWQTISPWADQLKVLAISCPDGDGMIDYLQAITQLITPLRSALIWQTDGRPMSGDIGDGTTLATVKLGQKVLTAKLPGYVQLAGGTNSYTIVKLKAMGLLKSVEYYPQPHVSGIAYGSYARVLLSPILDQLENQEVSPTSVKAKVRLEAEPELLWPAVKLAHSLVSQIKSQQER is encoded by the coding sequence GTGACTGATTTGTTCGCCCCTTTACAATCCTTGAAAGAAGGACACTGGTTCAAACTGATCTGCGGAGCCAGCTTCCAACATCTGCCGGCCGTCAGAAGTCTAACACTAGCCTATGCATTGGCTGGCGCTGACTGTATAGATGTGGCAGCTGATCCAGCTGTAATCGCAGCAGCTCAGGAAGCCTTAGAAGTAGCCAGGCATTTGGTTAAGGATGCCAAGGCGCGAGGTTATGGCTATCAAGGCAAATTACCTTTTTTGATGGTCAGCCTGAACGATGGCGAAGACCCCCATTTTCGCAAAGCAGAGTTTAACTCTACTGAATGTCCCACAGATTGCCCTAGACCCTGTGAAAGTATTTGTCCAGCCCAAGCGATCGCATTTAACCGGATAGATGACACTTCGGGAGTGGAAACCGAAAAGTGTTATGGCTGTGGACGTTGCATACCAGTTTGCCCATATGGTAAAATTTATACAAAATCATATATGTCCACTGCGACAGCGATCGCACCATTGGTAATGTCAAAGGTTGTAGATGCCATAGAAATTCACACAAAAGTCGGACATTTGGCAAAATTTCAGCAATTATGGCAAACAATTTCACCGTGGGCTGACCAACTCAAGGTATTGGCCATTAGCTGTCCCGATGGTGATGGCATGATTGACTACCTACAAGCAATTACTCAACTAATTACCCCATTGCGTAGCGCCTTAATTTGGCAGACAGACGGCCGTCCTATGAGTGGTGATATTGGAGATGGCACTACTTTAGCAACGGTGAAACTAGGGCAGAAAGTTTTGACAGCAAAGTTACCCGGATATGTGCAGTTAGCAGGTGGCACTAATAGCTACACCATTGTTAAATTAAAGGCAATGGGACTGTTGAAAAGTGTAGAGTACTATCCTCAGCCCCATGTCTCCGGAATCGCTTACGGTAGCTACGCCCGTGTGCTGCTGTCACCAATTCTCGATCAGTTAGAGAATCAGGAGGTGAGTCCAACCAGCGTGAAGGCGAAAGTTCGCCTCGAAGCAGAACCCGAATTACTCTGGCCAGCAGTCAAGCTTGCCCATTCCCTGGTTTCCCAGATCAAGTCACAGCAGGAGCGCTAA
- a CDS encoding MOSC domain-containing protein — MPYLAKILLYPIKSLDSVEVEQAQVLSSGALEYDREFAIFDPQGRFVNGKRHSKIHLIRSQFDIFNRTISLQTPKLDSPRVFHLDEEQPEIAASLSDFLGFAVTLRQNPFMGFPDDTNSPGPTVISTATLTEVASWFPGLNVDDMRRRIRANIEVGGVPAFWEDQLFSQQGDIVSLRVGDVSLFGVNPCQRCIVPTQNPDSGEAYPNFQKIFVQQRQATLPDWVDSSYFNHFYRLSVNTRLTPSETGKIWQIGDKIDIITPPKPIKLPEN, encoded by the coding sequence ATGCCATACCTAGCCAAAATTCTACTCTACCCGATTAAATCACTGGATAGCGTTGAAGTTGAACAAGCACAGGTTCTGTCCAGTGGCGCGCTAGAATATGACCGTGAGTTTGCCATTTTTGACCCACAGGGTAGGTTTGTTAATGGCAAGCGCCATAGTAAAATCCATTTAATTAGATCACAGTTTGACATTTTTAATCGAACTATTTCGCTGCAAACCCCCAAACTAGACTCACCACGAGTCTTTCATCTGGATGAAGAACAGCCAGAAATTGCGGCAAGCCTCAGTGATTTTTTGGGGTTTGCCGTAACATTAAGGCAAAATCCTTTCATGGGCTTTCCCGACGATACCAACTCACCAGGGCCAACAGTAATTAGTACAGCGACTTTAACAGAGGTAGCTTCCTGGTTTCCTGGTTTGAATGTTGATGATATGCGTCGCCGCATCCGTGCGAACATTGAAGTTGGTGGTGTACCAGCATTTTGGGAAGATCAGTTATTTAGTCAACAAGGCGATATAGTCTCCTTGCGAGTGGGAGATGTCAGCTTATTTGGGGTCAACCCTTGTCAGCGTTGTATAGTTCCAACACAAAATCCTGACTCTGGAGAAGCTTACCCAAACTTTCAAAAAATATTTGTGCAGCAGCGACAAGCAACTTTACCAGATTGGGTAGACTCATCGTACTTTAATCATTTCTATCGCTTGAGTGTAAATACACGATTAACACCATCAGAGACTGGAAAAATTTGGCAAATTGGTGACAAAATTGACATCATCACTCCGCCCAAGCCGATTAAATTACCTGAAAACTAA
- the lepB gene encoding signal peptidase I: protein MRNQVSDNKSSQQPDNSWLAELARTVVLSIVLALGIRTFVAEARWIPSGSMEPTLNGTPNQWEADKIIVDKLKYRFSEPQRGDIVVFSPTKALQDEQYNDAFIKRIVALPGEKVELKDGRVYINNKRLEEVNYLKSQQRTEIDVCTSGAQQAYLAKPETIPPNSYLVLGDNRNSSYDSRCWGVVPRQNIIGRAVLRFWPLNNVGGLDQPPLYP from the coding sequence ATGCGAAATCAAGTGTCTGATAACAAATCTAGTCAACAACCCGATAATTCCTGGCTCGCCGAACTAGCCAGAACAGTTGTATTAAGTATTGTGCTAGCCCTAGGCATTCGTACTTTTGTTGCTGAAGCTCGCTGGATTCCTTCTGGCTCTATGGAACCCACACTCAACGGTACTCCAAACCAGTGGGAGGCAGACAAAATCATTGTGGATAAATTGAAGTATAGGTTTTCTGAACCGCAGAGGGGAGATATTGTAGTTTTTTCGCCGACAAAAGCACTACAAGACGAACAATACAACGACGCATTTATTAAACGTATAGTCGCCTTACCTGGAGAAAAAGTAGAACTCAAGGATGGGCGAGTGTATATTAACAATAAACGCCTTGAGGAAGTCAACTATCTCAAATCACAACAGCGCACAGAAATTGATGTTTGCACATCAGGCGCGCAGCAAGCTTACTTGGCCAAACCCGAAACTATACCTCCCAACTCATACTTAGTTTTAGGTGATAACCGCAACAGTAGCTACGATAGCCGATGCTGGGGTGTTGTTCCCCGACAAAATATTATTGGTCGTGCCGTACTTCGCTTTTGGCCTCTAAACAATGTTGGTGGACTTGATCAGCCACCATTGTATCCCTAG
- a CDS encoding bifunctional alanine racemase/tRNA (adenosine(37)-N6)-threonylcarbamoyltransferase complex ATPase subunit type 1 TsaE encodes MNILLADAQATLRLGITLGENLTAGSVILLQGDLGTGKTTLVQGIGQGLGITESIVSPTFTLINEYTQGRLPLYHLDLYRLEPSEVVALNLETYWEGVEVMPGIVAIEWAERMPYKPDSYLSMVLSHGDDGTRQGKITPFNCTIHKFIPSI; translated from the coding sequence ATGAATATTTTACTTGCAGATGCACAAGCAACTCTACGCTTGGGCATCACACTTGGTGAAAATCTGACGGCTGGCAGTGTGATTTTATTACAAGGTGATTTAGGTACTGGCAAAACTACCCTGGTACAGGGAATTGGTCAAGGTTTAGGCATCACTGAATCAATTGTGAGTCCTACTTTCACTCTCATTAATGAGTACACCCAAGGACGTTTACCCCTTTACCATTTAGATTTATATCGCCTCGAACCGTCTGAAGTTGTAGCCTTGAACCTAGAGACTTATTGGGAAGGTGTTGAGGTAATGCCGGGAATTGTGGCCATTGAATGGGCAGAACGAATGCCCTACAAGCCAGATAGTTATCTCAGCATGGTGTTAAGTCATGGCGATGACGGCACTCGTCAAGGCAAAATTACACCCTTTAATTGCACTATTCACAAATTCATTCCTAGCATCTAA
- a CDS encoding gluconeogenesis factor YvcK family protein, translated as MSIGFLRQALKALQQQSRGRTSHRVNQWFKWLSPGLAIKRWLLISLGGVLLAILGLAISVRLTPIFWALELVRGFLGVIAGILPHYISGPLVLLGGILLLLWGQTRTVGSITQVLRPGGDEDLIDVLMAHRRLYRGPKIVVIGGGTGLSTLLRGLKTYSANITAIVTVADDGGSSGRLRQEFGVLPPGDIRNCVAALADEEKLLTELFQYRFKAGDGLTGHSFGNLFLTAMTDITGDLEQAVAASSKVLAVRGQVLPATLSDVRLWAELEDGRRIEGESSIPKAGGKIVKIGCIPASPPALPAAIKAIKEADYIIVGPGSLYTSLIPNLLVPEIADAIAQSTAPRIYICNIMTQPGETQGYTVADHIKAIDAACGDRQLFDAVLVHKKSPSEQSLMRYAQQNSHPVFLDREDVTLLGRRIVLANVLYEDETGCVRHNPQKLARVLLRWYSGNHHGGKKNIPS; from the coding sequence ATGTCAATTGGTTTTCTCAGACAAGCCCTCAAAGCCCTGCAACAGCAGTCGCGCGGCCGCACTTCCCATCGTGTTAACCAGTGGTTCAAGTGGTTATCTCCTGGGCTAGCCATCAAACGCTGGTTGCTAATCAGCCTTGGTGGTGTACTGCTGGCAATTTTGGGGTTGGCTATATCGGTGAGGCTAACCCCAATTTTTTGGGCGCTGGAGTTGGTGAGGGGTTTTCTGGGAGTAATTGCTGGCATTTTACCTCACTATATCAGCGGCCCTTTAGTCTTGCTGGGCGGTATACTTTTGCTGCTTTGGGGACAAACTCGCACCGTCGGTTCCATTACTCAGGTGCTAAGACCAGGGGGCGATGAGGATTTAATTGATGTGTTGATGGCACATCGTCGATTGTACCGGGGACCGAAAATAGTCGTAATTGGTGGTGGGACTGGACTTTCTACCTTATTGCGGGGATTAAAAACCTATAGCGCCAATATTACTGCCATTGTGACTGTAGCTGATGATGGTGGGTCTTCTGGACGGCTGCGGCAAGAATTTGGCGTTTTACCACCAGGGGATATTCGTAATTGTGTGGCGGCGCTGGCAGATGAAGAAAAGCTATTAACAGAATTATTTCAATATCGTTTTAAGGCTGGGGACGGTTTGACGGGTCATAGTTTTGGTAATTTGTTTTTAACTGCTATGACCGATATTACTGGGGATTTAGAACAGGCGGTTGCAGCTAGTTCTAAGGTGCTAGCAGTGCGGGGACAGGTTTTACCAGCTACCCTGAGTGATGTTCGCCTCTGGGCAGAATTAGAGGATGGCCGTCGCATTGAGGGTGAGTCTAGTATTCCTAAAGCAGGGGGAAAAATTGTCAAGATTGGCTGTATCCCTGCTAGTCCTCCGGCTTTGCCAGCAGCTATTAAAGCAATTAAGGAAGCTGATTATATTATTGTGGGGCCAGGTAGTTTATATACCAGTCTCATTCCTAATTTACTTGTACCAGAAATTGCCGATGCGATCGCCCAATCTACAGCCCCTCGCATTTACATCTGCAATATCATGACTCAACCAGGCGAAACTCAAGGATATACTGTTGCTGACCACATTAAGGCTATTGATGCAGCTTGCGGAGACAGACAGCTGTTTGATGCAGTGTTAGTACACAAAAAATCTCCTTCTGAGCAATCACTCATGCGCTATGCTCAACAAAATTCCCATCCAGTATTTTTGGATAGGGAAGATGTCACCCTATTAGGGCGGCGAATTGTTCTAGCTAATGTTTTGTATGAAGATGAAACCGGTTGCGTGCGTCATAATCCTCAGAAACTAGCACGAGTTTTGTTGCGATGGTACAGTGGAAATCATCATGGAGGCAAAAAAAATATCCCCTCTTGA
- the ruvC gene encoding crossover junction endodeoxyribonuclease RuvC, which translates to MEKRILGLDPGLAILGFGLIACSQNQAKILDTSVSMVDFGVIQTSSKMEMGQRLCTLFDDLHTVISELQPDLVAVEKLFFYRMSSTILVAQARGVLMLALAQHKLPYVEFTPAQIKQALTGYGNADKSEVQDAVARELDLDYIPKPDDAADALAVALTAWYQI; encoded by the coding sequence ATGGAAAAACGCATTTTAGGATTAGATCCGGGACTAGCAATTTTAGGATTTGGGTTAATTGCTTGCAGCCAAAATCAGGCTAAAATTTTGGATACATCGGTGAGTATGGTAGATTTCGGAGTCATCCAGACATCATCCAAAATGGAAATGGGACAGCGCCTGTGTACCTTGTTTGACGATTTACACACCGTGATTTCGGAGTTGCAGCCTGATTTGGTGGCGGTGGAAAAATTGTTTTTCTATCGTATGTCAAGTACTATCCTTGTGGCACAGGCTAGGGGTGTATTGATGTTGGCTTTGGCACAGCATAAGCTTCCGTATGTGGAATTTACTCCGGCTCAAATTAAACAAGCCTTAACAGGTTATGGTAATGCCGATAAATCGGAAGTGCAAGATGCTGTGGCGCGAGAGTTGGATTTAGACTATATTCCCAAGCCAGATGATGCTGCTGATGCTTTAGCTGTGGCTTTGACTGCTTGGTATCAGATTTAG